The window CCGCATGAGGTGCTAGACCGGGTCGTCCATTCCCTTGGGGACTTCCGGCGAGTCCGTGTCCTTCGCGGAGGTCTCATCCCGGATCCCTGTGGGCAAAGACTCCTTCCCCGCCTTCGGAGTTTCCCCGGACTCCGCCTCCCGCACCGCTTCGGCCAGGTTCATTTCGCGCTGCATCTCGGTGGAGAGCTTGCGAACCTCGCGGATGCCCTTCCCGATCCCGCGCGCCACCTCGGGGATCTTCTTCGGGCCGAACACCAGAAGCACAATCAGGAAGATGAGGATGAGTTCCA of the Gemmatimonadota bacterium genome contains:
- a CDS encoding twin-arginine translocase TatA/TatE family subunit, with protein sequence MPGGIGGMELILIFLIVLLVFGPKKIPEVARGIGKGIREVRKLSTEMQREMNLAEAVREAESGETPKAGKESLPTGIRDETSAKDTDSPEVPKGMDDPV